The following DNA comes from Gopherus flavomarginatus isolate rGopFla2 chromosome 5, rGopFla2.mat.asm, whole genome shotgun sequence.
AGTTTCCCTTTTTCTCTCGCTATTAAGAGAAAGGCCATGTAAATATTACACAGGGttcggattttttttttgtttgtgtaatACACTTACTAGCAAAGACATTGTAGAACTATGCTTTATTCAAGAAAACCCACACATTCCTGCCTGTGGTCACCACAGGTTTTGTTAAGCCATAGTTAACAGCAAATATTGGAACAAAATACAGTGCATCAGAGTGAACCAAATCCTTTAGATTTTGGATTACAGTGAAAATGTTTAGAGAGAACTAGTTTCAGAATTTCATATCACCGTCTACGATATATGTGCAATAAAATTGGCAGACGCAGGAATGAAAGAGTATCGTTTCTAATAAAAGctgaagaattgtgacttttgtATGACATTTACACTCTCAGGATGACAACGCATGCTGTTCTACCTACAAGCAGCATTTTAGTTACAAAAATATCGGTCCAGCCTCTAGTTACTTAGTGGGGAAACAATATCCCCAGTGTAATGGCAACATGCCATTCTCAgtgaaatatttagaaaaaactatttaacattttttttttttacatctcaTTGGATTCCAAAGTTGCTATGGCAATATGAAAGTCACTTCTTGACATGTGTATTGCACCAACGGTTAATGCAAAAGCACATTTTTCAAGTTGTAATGTAAAAGAGAAgcaaaaaatctaaaataaaagacTGTAAATGTCAAAAGGTATTTTAATGCAACCAATCTTGGATAAACAAGTTGCTACATTCATTAAAGTTTAAGCAGTCAGCCAAGCTTGCCCAATCTTTctattattttgaaatttcaagaTAAAATAGTCTAAAAGGGAAAGTCCTTAAAACTGAGCTCAGAATTGAGCTGTTTATTATTCACTCCTCCTAaactgggattaaaaaaaaaaaaaaaaaaaggtttgacaCTATCCTCACTTCAGTATTGCACTGAGCTGCAATTGCTTTCAGACAGAATTCACAATGTATATGAGAGGGGTGACCAATACTGCTGGATAGCAGACACAGCTAGCACTGGGGAGGTAACCCAACGTGCATCAGATCGCGACACAATTTAAATGGTAAGTATGTACCAGGGTTCATTTTGGTCTTCCCCAAACCAAAAATACTCCTGCTTACCTTTTCCTTCAGGAGAACAATCAAATGTTTCAGCCAATAGATGGAAGTTTAAATAAGTTTAAATGGTCACATTCAGTGTTACATCCAATACtacataaaaatgaaaaagtaaaagaCAGGAGTATTACTCAGCTTTTCGTTTTAATAATGCTTTTAGCCAGAAgtgtagctttgaaaatctctagCTAATTGTGAAAACGTGCAGAAGCTGGGAAGCAACCTCACTTTGAACCACACAGTTTAAAGCTGCGGCCTGGCCTATCTGCTTTCAAACTCTCCATTACCTTGCCAACGTTTAAATAAGAAggtaccattttaaaataaaagtcagcCTTTAAAATTAGGTGGATGATGTACTGTAGTAGCCTAACTTTGATTCAAGGAGAAAGATGAAATGTTTTTATACagtaaacaaaacacaaaagtaAACTGAAATCTTTAGAAATCACTGTAAGTGTATATAATTAGGATTCTCATCAACATTTAAAACTACTGAAAATAAGGTTGCCACCTTACCTTTTTAGGACTGGCGTACCTGGTTTTAAACAGGTTTTCCTCCAGTCTCCCAAGTTTCTGATCCTCTTATTCAGTTTTCTGCTGTACTGCTCTCCTACTTTCATGCTGAATACCGAGTCAGTCCTGCCTTCTGCTTTTCTTGGCAGGAGGCAGAGCAAGATTTTAATTTCAGTAGTCAGAGTGATAGAACAACAAAAGCACAGCAGATAGCAGAGCTTAATTCTTTCCcaagaagaaaatacatttgtCCCAGAAAGGTCTGCAAAATCTTGCAAAGGCACCTTTTCCCCCCGTTTCTGCCTGAAAGCAAGATGGCAATCTTAATTGAAAAGGTatgataaattttttaaaataacttaaaaaatcatttttatataaAGCAGCAAAAACATTTTCTTCTGCAGAAAGAGAAATGTTAACAAAGAAACACACCAATGTAAATGCACTGTTCATAAACTTCTGCTAATTTTAATTTCACAATGAAGTCAAACTTTATTTTATGACTATTCTTTAACCTCATCAGTACTGTCTGAAGAAGATTCTTTGGCATCTTCAGTGTATCTGTTGCTTTCCTCTTGatttagattttcattttctgattTGGTCCCATTAAGTAGAGTTTTTTCACCATTTACAAACCCattctctgtgacttctgcatcaATAGCTTCATCAATCTTTAAGTCCCCTTGTTCCTCTGCTTCTTCCTCTAGGTTTCTCAAGACAATTGGGAGCCTAGAGTCTGCCACAGTGTTCTCTAGCAAGGCAATATTGCTTTCTTCATATTTAGGAAGTAGGGCTCCTTCTGCCATTTGTCTACTATAGTACTCTCTGTTAGCAGCTGCACTCTTCACTGCTTTCTCCAAAATCTCTTTTTCACCTAAACGCAATTTGATAGCCATTGTCGCATGGAAGGTAAGGTCATGGGTCTCCAAAAAGGATTTATCATCCTGGAGGAAAAAGAAGGAAGATTATTAATAAAATCCATCCAACATGTGTCGTGCAATAACAAAGGCTCCAGATCTGTAAGCTGATCCACACAGGCAGATTTTTATGCATGTATGGAGCCCTagtgaagtccatgggaatcCATAAAGGAGCACAGGTCCCCCAACATGGATCAGCTTTCAGAATCAAGTCAGTAAATTTTAAGGATAGCTGTagtgaaagcaaataaaaaagtgATACCCTTTCTAGATATGTTAGTctagtacaggggtgggcaaactttttggctcaagggccatatctgggtgAGGAAGTTGCATGCAGGGACACGAACGTAGGACTGAAGTAGGGGGtacagagtgcaggagggggctcagggcaaggggttggggtgcaggaggggtgcagcaagCGGTtaagggctcaaggcaggggtttCGGGTGTGGGATGcaagagggggctggggtgcaggttctggcccGGTGCCACTAACCTCAAGCAGCTCCGGGATGGCAGCAgcgcacagcagggctaaggtaggTTTCCTGCCAGTCCTGGCACCgcaccgctcccagaagtggccagcatgtcaggcagtggctcctgggggtggggtggggcaggtggctCCACTGCATGCTGTCCTCACCTGTGGGTACCACCCCTGAAGGttccattggctgcggttccccgttCCTAGCCAATGAGAGCTACAGGGGGCAATGTCTGTAGGCGAGGCCAGCTCAcgaagccctctgcccccccccaccccccagtggctgcagggacatggtgccagccgcttccaggagcctGCCTTCGCCCTGCTGAGCCACGGGGCTGGCAATCCCGCGGGCCGGACTGAAAGCCCTgacgggccagatccagcccctgGGCCGTAATTTGCCCTCCCCTGGTCCGGTAAATAATTTAGAAAATATAGAAACACACAGGAATTTAAAACTGATTCCACATTTTACTAGTGGAAAAGCAAGGAGCAACAATTTACAGAatcattaaaacaaattaaaacagaTTGCCAAAATcttatgtactttttcttctttggctATTCCAAAtaaacagtaatttaaaaaacaagtgaAAAATGAATGGTCACATAACAAAGATAAACAAAATAAGATGGGGGAGGGAATGAAGTTGTTTTTTGCTAGGATCACCACGCAAAAACCTCAAGATTGCACAGAATTACAGGTTCTTGGTAGCTTTACCTCCACAGTAGTTTTGTAGGTTTTCAAAAGAAGGGATGCTCTGGCTTCAAGGAACGTCCAAAGTTTAACCTCATTGTCCCAGCTAACTGGAAACTCAGAGTTGCCCAGAGTGAAGATTTTGTCAATTGCATGCTCTCCTATTAAGTGTTCTTTCAGCTCTTCTGCAATAATTATGAAGAACAATATGTTAAAAAACAATCTTACCATTCACTACGGTAGTTGACAAAACTTAGAAAGCTTCATTTTCAATAACATGGATTTTATATtgcttgagaaaaaaaaaaatcttctccccTTAAAAGGAATGATTCAACAATCTGGATATTTCTATATTCCCCTCAAGGTAGCATCTGGAAATCTTGAGGTTAGCAGAAAAAGGAACCTTCAGCTCCATTCTTAAATAATGCTGTAAACATTTTGGCTTAAAATACACATCATAACTCTTACTTTGTATGCCAATTACAGATACAATGTCACATATAATCCTTGATGGTGATAAACAGAACAAGGGGGTGATACTTTAGAGTTGGGTGCACTCATATAATATCTCCctgaaatgtttattttattggATAAATAGCAATAGAGTTCTTTTTCTACTGTTAAAGGCTAtttctttcagttaaaaaaaaatattgaatactgTTGGTCAAAATACATCCATCAAATGTGCCTCAGGGAAAATGTCAAGTGGTTTGTGACAGCATTACACAAATTTCATTAATCACCAAACTCTCTCCTGCAAAGCAGTATATCACAAACTTCCAACATTACAAAAGTTGGTATTAGCATTTATAGAATAGACTTCAGTGACGTCTATTGTGTAAGTTTCATTTGTTGATGAAAGAGTTACTAAGGCAAGAGACTTCTCACCAACGGACCAATGATTCATGTCATACTGCTCCTCATTGAACAGTTTAAATACAGACAATAATTGCAGTTTTCATGCTGAGTGTCTAGGACACATACCTCAATTGCACACCAGCACATTTCATGATAATGTAGCAAATGCACTTCAGGTATATTTCCTAGAAGAGAAAATTCACCAATCCCTTCCACATCCCTCAAGAATTATGCTTATTATGTAATCATTATatcatttctctttgaaatcaaaAGAAGCTCAGTCCCAAAGTCCACACTACTTTAGAATTCTAAATGAAGCACAAGCCTATATACCAATAGTATCCCACAAACTTTTAGCATACGAAGCAACAGCTTTTGATCAATTAGAATGTACACACATATGAATCATTACTCTGCTATCTTTCCCCATAAAGCTGCTGTGAAAGAAATGGTTCATACCTATAACCTCCAAAAACAGGTTTTTGGATTATTTTCATAAATGCAAAAACAACAGCATATGCAAGATTAGGTACATAATTGTGCCTAATTAGCAAACAGTTGTGATTGTATCCACCAATTAAGTTATTACATGCACAAATTAGGTGCTCAGTTAATAAGGGTGCATACATTTTCCCTAGTGCAACTGCACACATGCATATTTGAAAGTTAGGCTCTGATAGTTTACTTCACAAGACAAGCTGATTATGAGTAACCAAAAATGTTGATTTAAATGTGCAAACTGCCAACTTTGAGGTGTGTCTTGGATTTCTGCTATAGTGCAGTATTTTCCAGTTCCATTCCCAGAAGAATCTGGTGGTAAAAGCTGACCGAAATGCTACAGCAAACTTTTGGACTCATATGACCTTGCACTGTGGGCCATTTTTTAGCCTCTGAATAAATAAGACTGGAGAGCAAAAGTAATCTATTGCAAATCACAAGTTGGAAAAAAGGCAGTGATGATGTACTATATGGTATCCTTCAAAATTAGAACATTCACCACACCTGCTGCTTGGTGGAGAAAGTCCCAAAAAATTCTCAAGCTGTCAGCTCACTCCTAATACCACATGACCCAAGAACGTAGACTGATGCAATTTTACATACTTTTCGAAAACTCAATGTCCTCTAATGATCCATTAATTTAAGAACGATGCAGAAGAGGACCATGTTCTGTTCTGTGTTCTCAATCCCTTTTCAATTTTCCCCttaaaacattcattttaaagttttttagttttgtttcatATGAACATCTCATCTTCCCACTTAAAAAAACCTCCATCAATAGGAATATTGTGAATGTTTTACCTTCACTCATACAAAACACTCGAAGGAAAGCCAGAAGCTGAGCAGAGATTGGAGGCTCAGTGGAGTGCaaggcaaaaacactggagctgaCAAAAAAAGTGAATGCAAATTAGACTGTGGTAGCTTCAACATGAAATCTTTAAAGTATGCTCGGATGCCACATTATTAAATTCTGAACAAATATGAGGTCACACCAATTTCTGAGTCTGAACTGAAGAAACTTCTTTTTCTGGGACAGGTTGGAGAACAATCACTTCTCCAATCAACAGGCAATTTTACACTTAAAATGACTTTTTATATGGTTTTAATAATAAATTCATGCTTGATTTGAGTAGCCAGACgagtaatatatataaaaataatctcACCTTAAGTGATGATTTCAAAATGTTAACAGCAGTATTATGATTAATGACTGATATTGAACCAATCAATTAttgacatacacctctacctcgatataatgctgtccatgggagccaaaaaaatcttaccgcataataggtgaaaccgtgttatattgaaattgttttgatccactggagtgtgcagcccagcccccctggagcactgctttaccacattatatccaaattcatgttatatcaggtggcgttatatcgaggtagtggtgtagtCAAAAACAGAAAGGCCCAGATAATAGTTTCCATTAGGACGGTTCCTTTCCCCTTGAAAAAAACAATGTTTCATGATTGCTGCCCACCATACTACAGTCTGAACTAACAGCAGTTTCTTCTAAGGAAAAATAGTTGAAACCACTATAGATAACAAATTGCGCACTGCAGGACATTTTGAGAAGGGATAGGGAAGAAATGAAAGCCACATATTGGTTCATATTTAACTCTTTCACAATTTTTACCCAAGCACTTAAAGAAAATTTAATTCCTCCTTGTATACACTCCAAACTAGATTATTTAGATCTGAGTAGTGCACTAAACTTCATTATCACAATATATTTCATTTGCTATGTAAACAGTCAAGATATTAGGCCTAAGGAAACTATTACAGAGCAATTTTAATAATGCACTACTGGACTGtataaattttgaaatattttaagcaTGAAAGAAAAAACTCTGTTCATTCTGTTTTACTTACGTTGGAATGCCGGCACGAGCTAAGACTTCTGCCTTCATAGCATACAGCCTGTCACTTTTACTCACTCCAAGCTTTATTTTCACTCTGTCATGTGAATTATTATCAAAGAAAAAACCACTGTGGATCACAAATTCAGCATTCGACCGAGTGCCATAAAAAATGTAAATCTAGAAGGATGAAAAGAGAAgtgaaggggagggagagagggaagcttAAGATGTCAGTTTTGTGAGTTAATAAGTGGAAAATTATTTACTGAAAAAAGTTATATTGTCATGAAATACAATACTTATGTGGTTATATGACTAaaatgcatgtttattttcatttaatgaTTCAAAATGCCATACAGTGTTGCCATAAGACTTCAAGGATGTTGTGAAATGTGTTCAAAATTTCCACATATTGAGATGGGCCCATTATTTTATACCCTGCATTCTATGGGAGATAACTGCTATGGTGTTAAGGATATTTAATATCATACAAAGACATCTTATAGGTATTCAGCTGATGCTTTctatattatccccatttccccCAAACTTTTTCTAAGCCAAATTTGTACTTCAAGACTATTTATTCACCATTGTCCTTTTGCTTACAAAAAATATACTCCATATTTATAGATAGTAATGTTTTTTGTTCTAGGTGCCATACAAATGTAGACATGTTTCCTCTtacagtttacaatctaaaatgCTAGATGGAACAGCATACACTGcaacaaatgttttaaaagaactgagaatttaaagaaaaaaatcactacaAGTTTATGCTGCAGTTTTTCAGCTAGCATTTGGCTGCATAAAGATATTGGTACAGCAAGCCCACAGCAATAGCTATTGCATTCTGAGCcacaaggacttttttttttataatggaaTTGTCAACAGAAATAAGACATTTATCTTCTACGCAGATCCTATACAATCATTGCCTTTAGaaataaaaacatctttttaaaaagtatatctatctatctatggaaGCCTGCTAATCAAGATATTCTTAAATAAGCTTGCATTATAAAGGCAACGATTCTATGAATGATAGTTCTATGATATATACAGATATAAGATACAGACCTAGGCAAGCCTTGGATACGATTAatacattcatagattttaaagccagaagtgatcatctaatctgacctcttgcataacacaggccataggatttcCCTGTACTAATTCCTACTTGAAATCCAACTacagcatattttttagaaaaagatGAAGGATAAGAAGAAAGGGACATATCTACTAAACATTCTTTTGAGTACAAAGGTTGTAATCCAAGGAGAAAACAGAACTAAAGAGGAGTTCAAATCCTGCACTCACAGATGAGTGCAAGGAACCTGGCTGGGAACCAAAAGTATCCCCAACAAATTAAGTATCTGAACACAGGATTCAAGCCCCTGCCAGTCAAGGTAACTCCATGCACAAACTGTttgtatacacctctaccttgatataatgctgccctcaggagccaaaaaatcttaccgcactataggtgaaaccgtgttatatcaaacttgctttgatccaccggagtgtgcagccccgcccctcggagaactgctttaccgcattatatccaaatttgtggtatatcgggttgtgttatattggggtagaggtgaaCTATCTCAATCAGCTCAATTTAGAAGACAGATGCTTCTCCTCTTTAGAGAAATACTCCTTTAACAATTTAATACATATTTCTTAATAGACTGGATGTGAAAGATGTGAGATCAGCATCTTTCCACTCATATCTTCAGAATACACCGTGGGACTTGATGCATGTCTTGTCTACATTACACTGGACTGGTGCTGAACACTGCTTAGTTTGTCCTTGGATCAGTGAACAACTAGCATCCAAGGCTACATTTGCAACTAAACTGTGCTCAACGCCCCTCCATCAGTACCTGTTTTCAGCAACAGGTACTTTTCCTGATGTAGGTAAAGCTTTAGAGTTTTGCTCTTTCTATTTTAATGGTTGGACCGATTAGTCTTAATCCAGGATGATTACTTTCAAGCTCCTTTCTCATTCTAACTGAAGTTTTGGGGTACACACAGCACAGGCCAAATATCTCCTGGACCAATGGTCTTTGTCTATTGGGTTGTTGATAACAGCTCCTCCTCTTATCTGTTGACTGGACAAGTACTAGACTATCACAAATAGTCAAATAAAAACTATGCAGACATTTCAGACAGAAAAAAGCACTGAACAAAACCAAGAGGGAGAGTTCCACCGCCTGCTATTGCTGATAGAAACGGCATTGAGGGCAGTTTTGGGTATGAACCTTTAACAACCACATCTAAGATTTCTAGATCAGTGGCCTGCACAGTGTACACTCCCCAGTGATTAAATACATGAAATGGTTATTACTCAGGAGGAAGCTTGCAACTCCTACAGTGGAGATTTGCAAAGATGATTGTGTGACAGAGAATGTATTGTGTTCATTATTTTGACAACTGTAGTTTAATTTATTTAGCTTTATTAATACTTTACAAAGTATTATCCAACTACAACGAAAACCTTGGTTATACACTCTGCTATTAAATCTTCACAGAGAAATACTGAGCACTCCTTTTTGTGCAGATTATATTTGCAGATTAGCAAGGCTTTTCTGCAGCTAATAAAAACAGAGTTTAGTTATCAAGTAGACAAGCAGATGTTTGTGTGAAATCTTCACCCTTTTCATCAAGATAGTCAGTTGCATGAACAATACATTTCTGCATAAAAGTCACCAAATAGCCATGGCATAGATAACTGTCTCACATTACCTGTTCTCCAGCCTTAAAATCCTGAAGCGCTACACACTCACAACGGTCATCTTCTAAATTGTAGCCAGTTGTGATCTACCCAAGGGAAAAAAAGTAATGAGTCTTTAACATGTTACATTTCTTTCCTCCCTATTTTCATAAAGTTGCCTTTTATTGGAGATGGATATTACCTAAAGTAATTGCACATCCTGCTTTTCCTTCACCTGACACAACATGGTTGGTACTAAATGTTTTATGAATCTTAAGCAATCATTTCTTAGTTAG
Coding sequences within:
- the SETD3 gene encoding actin-histidine N-methyltransferase isoform X1 yields the protein MGKKSRVKTQKSGTGATATVSPKEMLNLISELLQKCSSPTPGPGKEWEEYVQIRALVEKIRKKQKGLSVIFDGKREDYFPELMKWATENGASTEGFELANFEEEGFGLKAAREIKAEELFLWVPRKLLMTVESAKNSVLGSLYSQDRILQAMGNITLAFHLLCERANPNSFWLPYIQTLPSEYDTPLYFEEDEVQYLQSTQAIHDVFSQYKNTARQYAYFYKVIQTHPNASKLPLKDSFTYDDYRWAVSSVMTRQNQIPTEDGSRVTLALIPLWDMCNHINGLITTGYNLEDDRCECVALQDFKAGEQIYIFYGTRSNAEFVIHSGFFFDNNSHDRVKIKLGVSKSDRLYAMKAEVLARAGIPTSSVFALHSTEPPISAQLLAFLRVFCMSEEELKEHLIGEHAIDKIFTLGNSEFPVSWDNEVKLWTFLEARASLLLKTYKTTVEDDKSFLETHDLTFHATMAIKLRLGEKEILEKAVKSAAANREYYSRQMAEGALLPKYEESNIALLENTVADSRLPIVLRNLEEEAEEQGDLKIDEAIDAEVTENGFVNGEKTLLNGTKSENENLNQEESNRYTEDAKESSSDSTDEVKE
- the SETD3 gene encoding actin-histidine N-methyltransferase isoform X2; translated protein: MKWATENGASTEGFELANFEEEGFGLKAAREIKAEELFLWVPRKLLMTVESAKNSVLGSLYSQDRILQAMGNITLAFHLLCERANPNSFWLPYIQTLPSEYDTPLYFEEDEVQYLQSTQAIHDVFSQYKNTARQYAYFYKVIQTHPNASKLPLKDSFTYDDYRWAVSSVMTRQNQIPTEDGSRVTLALIPLWDMCNHINGLITTGYNLEDDRCECVALQDFKAGEQIYIFYGTRSNAEFVIHSGFFFDNNSHDRVKIKLGVSKSDRLYAMKAEVLARAGIPTSSVFALHSTEPPISAQLLAFLRVFCMSEEELKEHLIGEHAIDKIFTLGNSEFPVSWDNEVKLWTFLEARASLLLKTYKTTVEDDKSFLETHDLTFHATMAIKLRLGEKEILEKAVKSAAANREYYSRQMAEGALLPKYEESNIALLENTVADSRLPIVLRNLEEEAEEQGDLKIDEAIDAEVTENGFVNGEKTLLNGTKSENENLNQEESNRYTEDAKESSSDSTDEVKE